The region GCGAACATCACCGCCACTTCAGGCCCGGCAACCCCGGACACGTAGGAATGGTAATTGATGGGGCGGCCCACCTCATCTTCAATAAGGTCCAGGGCTTTCCGCTGGGCCCGAACCTGTTTCCGGGTAATGGGTACGCCCCCTACTCCCTGGGGGGTGCCTTCCATAAGGCCGTCAATATGGGACTGCCCTGCGGTACGGATAACCATGATGTGGTCCGCGCCGTGCCAGGCCGCCATCCTCATCCTGCGTATATCATCTTCGAAGCGCCCGGAAGCAATCTCGGTGGTGATCACCGGCATGGGCTGGGGATCAATATCGCCGAAGTACTTCGCCGAAGGCAGGGGCACATCCTTTGTTAAAGGCGTAGAGGCGTCCCGGTACTTAAAGGGACCCAGCTCCAGTCCCGGAGCAGGTTTCCTCCAGGTCCAGCCCCGGCGCCTGGGCCTGTATTTGTCAAGATCCCGGAGCAGGTTTTCTATATCCAGTTTTTTATTAGGCTCCAAATTGTTCTTATCAATCATTCTGCCGCTCCTTAGGCCTTAAACAGGGCAACTACATCGTTCCAGCCCTGGCCGGTTACCAGCATTGCGCCGGCTTCCTGTACGGAAATATTTTTCGACTTGGAAAGTTTATAGACCACATGCCCTGCCCCTTTACCCAAGAGCCCCCGGTCTATGCAGCCTTCCACAATAGTTTTGGTGTCCGGGGAAGAAAATCCCATACGCAGTAATACTGACCGTTCAATGGATGGAGATGTATATTTTTTACCCAATTCCAGAAGGGGGTCTACTACCTTGGCGGTTACTTCCCAGAAATGCCGGTACAGTTCTTCATCGGTAAGTCCGGCTAAATGTTTTCGCCGTTCGGCAAAATCATCCTGTCTTTTCATTTTTACTCCTATAAAAGAGCGGCCAGGTCGTAGACCTGATGACGCCGTGTTAATCGGAAGTGCTACGAAGTAGCACACTACTCCTATTGGTTTTTCTGTAGTTCCGCGATGGCAGACCGGACAAAGGATTCGTCCTTACGGGTTTCTTCAGCCAGAAACTGTATGTCCCTTTCGGTGGGGGTCTTCCCGCCGCCCAGAGCCGTTTTGATCAATGATTTGCGGATATGATCCAAGTCAACATCGGTCGCCTTGATCAGTGACGGGTGGGCGGGGAGGATAAGGCTTTCACCGGGTACCTCGTCCTTGGG is a window of Treponema primitia ZAS-1 DNA encoding:
- a CDS encoding ornithine aminomutase subunit alpha, whose protein sequence is MKRQDDFAERRKHLAGLTDEELYRHFWEVTAKVVDPLLELGKKYTSPSIERSVLLRMGFSSPDTKTIVEGCIDRGLLGKGAGHVVYKLSKSKNISVQEAGAMLVTGQGWNDVVALFKA